From Propionispora vibrioides, one genomic window encodes:
- a CDS encoding sugar-binding transcriptional regulator, whose protein sequence is MPKIIDGSRLVVKCCKLYYEENYTQNEIAKLLEISRPTVSRLLKEGKESGVVRIEIVNPLQDNFESLERRVEQLYGLKEVIIVEDEADVSLQTKNAAKAAASYLMRIVKPGNTIGVSMGTMVKAVAKYIDIQGNLNLTFVPLVGGVGQSQREIHPNEIITELAKSFGGNFKLLHAPAVVSNENIKKEILKEQSIKEVLDHTKLCNIGLVGIGSPTDPASTIMGSGYFNLNDTSNLQKAGAIGDVCLRFYDIHGHTEQFDFNKRVVGIELEDLKKIEIMIGVACGENKVMAIIGALNSKLINVLVTNYSNALKIAAFKEEN, encoded by the coding sequence ATGCCCAAGATTATTGATGGTAGCCGGTTGGTTGTGAAGTGCTGCAAACTGTACTATGAAGAAAACTATACGCAAAATGAAATTGCTAAGCTGTTGGAGATTTCACGCCCTACGGTGTCGCGGTTGTTGAAAGAGGGTAAAGAATCGGGAGTTGTCCGGATTGAGATTGTCAATCCTCTGCAGGACAATTTTGAATCGCTGGAACGGCGTGTGGAGCAATTATACGGTCTTAAAGAAGTTATTATTGTTGAAGACGAAGCGGACGTTAGTCTCCAGACTAAGAACGCAGCCAAGGCGGCGGCCAGCTATCTGATGCGCATTGTGAAACCGGGAAATACGATCGGTGTTTCCATGGGAACGATGGTTAAAGCTGTCGCAAAATACATTGATATTCAGGGGAACCTGAATTTGACCTTTGTGCCGCTGGTTGGCGGTGTCGGACAATCGCAGCGGGAAATTCATCCTAATGAAATTATCACTGAACTGGCTAAATCGTTCGGCGGTAATTTTAAACTGCTCCATGCCCCGGCGGTTGTCAGCAATGAAAACATCAAGAAAGAGATTCTCAAAGAACAGAGTATAAAAGAAGTGCTGGACCATACCAAACTGTGTAATATCGGTCTGGTGGGTATCGGATCGCCTACCGATCCGGCGTCAACCATTATGGGCAGCGGCTATTTTAATCTGAACGATACGAGTAATTTGCAGAAGGCCGGTGCGATTGGCGATGTTTGTCTGCGCTTTTATGACATCCACGGTCATACCGAACAGTTTGACTTTAATAAACGGGTTGTTGGTATTGAACTGGAGGATTTGAAGAAAATTGAAATTATGATTGGTGTGGCCTGTGGCGAAAACAAGGTTATGGCAATTATCGGAGCCTTAAATAGCAAACTGATCAATGTATTGGTGACAAATTACAGTAATGCCTTGAAGATTGCTGCGTTTAAAGAAGAAAATTGA
- a CDS encoding NAD(P)H-dependent oxidoreductase, producing the protein MLNMDKKLIKRQQEGKMIRTGIVGAGQMGRGMVTQMVLMQGITPAIVSDINVENAVHAFHYAGVKDDQIAIVDTLSDANKWIEAGKYVATANADLVSQANLVECAIDATGVPDVGAKVATDAMKNGKHVVMLNVETDVVIGPYLKKFAAEHGVIYTGSAGDEPGAVMELYCFAKAMGMDVKVMGKGKNNKLDYDCNPDTVLEEATRRKMSPKMLCSFKDGTKTMVEMTAMSNATGLIPDVIGGHGIAAGLKELPDLFRLKEDGGILNKHGVVEYVNGIAPGVFVAVSTENEEIAYQMRYHSMGNGPLWILYRPYHLCNLETPLTVAKAVIDGESTIVPIDGLVSECITVAKTDLKAGQYIDGIGGYTTYGSIATAQESDAKGYVPYGLVTKKARMLKDAKKGQLLTLDMVELDQSTLIYKLRKEQDAMYNK; encoded by the coding sequence ATGCTAAACATGGATAAAAAGTTAATAAAACGTCAGCAAGAAGGCAAAATGATTCGCACCGGGATCGTTGGCGCGGGACAGATGGGCCGGGGTATGGTGACGCAGATGGTGCTCATGCAGGGGATTACGCCTGCCATTGTATCCGATATTAATGTGGAAAATGCCGTGCATGCTTTCCATTATGCCGGTGTTAAGGATGATCAAATCGCTATTGTTGATACGTTGTCTGATGCCAATAAATGGATTGAAGCAGGAAAATATGTGGCAACAGCCAATGCCGACCTGGTTTCTCAGGCTAATCTGGTTGAGTGTGCTATTGATGCCACAGGGGTTCCTGACGTAGGCGCCAAAGTGGCAACTGACGCCATGAAAAATGGTAAGCATGTTGTTATGCTTAATGTAGAGACCGACGTTGTTATCGGACCTTACCTCAAAAAGTTTGCAGCTGAACATGGCGTTATTTATACCGGTTCGGCCGGTGACGAACCGGGTGCCGTTATGGAACTATACTGTTTTGCTAAGGCAATGGGTATGGATGTCAAAGTCATGGGGAAAGGCAAAAATAATAAGCTGGACTATGACTGCAACCCTGATACCGTTCTGGAAGAAGCAACCCGTCGCAAAATGAGTCCTAAAATGCTTTGTTCTTTCAAAGACGGCACCAAAACCATGGTAGAAATGACAGCTATGTCTAATGCTACCGGACTGATACCTGATGTAATTGGTGGGCATGGAATTGCTGCCGGACTTAAAGAGCTGCCTGACTTATTCAGATTGAAAGAAGACGGCGGTATTTTGAATAAACACGGTGTTGTTGAATATGTAAACGGCATTGCGCCGGGCGTATTTGTCGCCGTATCTACGGAAAATGAGGAAATTGCTTATCAGATGCGTTATCATAGCATGGGTAACGGTCCGTTGTGGATTTTATATCGTCCGTATCACTTGTGCAACCTGGAAACGCCGCTGACAGTGGCCAAAGCGGTTATTGACGGCGAATCCACCATTGTGCCGATTGACGGTCTGGTTAGTGAGTGTATTACTGTGGCTAAAACCGATTTGAAAGCCGGTCAATATATCGACGGAATCGGTGGCTATACCACCTATGGTTCTATTGCCACAGCTCAGGAATCTGACGCTAAAGGCTATGTACCTTACGGCTTGGTTACGAAAAAGGCCCGCATGCTGAAAGACGCCAAGAAAGGCCAGTTATTGACTTTAGATATGGTCGAATTGGATCAGTCTACCTTGATTTACAAACTCCGTAAAGAACAGGACGCCATGTATAACAAATAA
- a CDS encoding type III pantothenate kinase, translating into MLLVFDIGNSNIVLGLYDGKELLHHWRISTDRQKTGDEYGMLIHNLFSFAGRSISEVHAIMISSVVPPLVVPIIKMCQRYFKVEPLVVGPGIKTGICIRYENPREVGADRIVNAVAAHAKFGGPLIIVDFGTATTFCAIAENGDYLGGAIAPGIGISTEALFQRAAKLPRIELVKPKSVICRNTVASMQSGIIFGFAGQVDEIVRRMRGEMGQDAYVVATGGLANLIAQESTSIQVVEHFLTLEGLRILYERNS; encoded by the coding sequence ATGCTTTTGGTATTTGATATCGGAAACAGCAATATTGTGTTAGGTCTCTATGATGGTAAGGAATTGCTTCATCACTGGCGTATTTCGACCGACCGTCAGAAAACCGGCGATGAATACGGTATGTTGATTCACAATCTATTTAGTTTTGCCGGACGCAGCATCAGCGAGGTGCATGCCATCATGATCTCCTCGGTCGTGCCGCCGCTGGTCGTGCCGATTATCAAAATGTGCCAGCGCTACTTCAAAGTTGAACCACTGGTAGTTGGACCTGGGATTAAGACAGGCATTTGCATTCGCTATGAAAATCCACGGGAAGTGGGAGCCGATCGAATTGTCAATGCTGTAGCGGCCCATGCTAAATTTGGCGGACCGCTGATTATCGTCGATTTTGGTACGGCCACGACATTTTGTGCTATTGCGGAAAATGGCGATTATCTCGGCGGCGCCATTGCGCCGGGTATCGGAATTTCCACCGAGGCGCTTTTTCAACGGGCGGCCAAGCTGCCGCGCATTGAACTGGTTAAACCGAAAAGCGTTATTTGCCGCAATACGGTGGCCAGTATGCAATCGGGCATTATCTTCGGCTTTGCCGGACAGGTGGATGAGATCGTCCGCCGGATGAGGGGTGAAATGGGACAGGACGCCTATGTCGTCGCTACCGGCGGTTTGGCTAACCTGATCGCCCAGGAATCGACCAGTATTCAGGTGGTTGAACATTTTCTGACGCTGGAAGGCCTGCGTATTCTTTATGAACGGAATTCTTAA
- a CDS encoding biotin--[acetyl-CoA-carboxylase] ligase yields MRSSILSVLRKNQGEYVSGEEISRQLAVSRTAIWKHIRALKQDGYLIEAHPRRGYCLSEVPDLLLPDEIKNDLSTQVLGKEIYWFDSVDSTSNEAKKLAAAGCPEGTLVLAEAQCTGRGRLARGWFSPRGKGIWLSIVLRPPFQPYDAPKCTLMTAVALTRAIRRTTGVLCGIKWPNDILYNGKKIVGILTEMSAEMDAINYVVLGMGTNVNIAADEFPSELAGIATSLAEAAGRPFCRKTVLKEILAELETVYLEVSRSGFDGILKEWRRLSVTLGQTVQVVGPDKQFSGLAVDIDASGALLVQTAGSLETVIAGDVSIRPAVTEKSK; encoded by the coding sequence ATGCGTTCCAGCATTCTCAGTGTATTAAGAAAAAATCAGGGAGAGTATGTCTCGGGTGAGGAGATTTCCCGGCAGTTAGCAGTGTCCCGTACGGCGATCTGGAAACATATCCGGGCGCTAAAACAGGACGGCTATTTGATTGAAGCACATCCCCGGCGGGGTTATTGTCTGAGTGAAGTACCGGATTTGCTGCTGCCGGATGAGATAAAAAATGACTTGTCTACTCAGGTGCTGGGCAAAGAGATCTACTGGTTTGACAGTGTTGACTCCACCAGCAATGAGGCGAAAAAACTGGCGGCGGCAGGCTGTCCGGAAGGCACGCTGGTGCTGGCGGAAGCCCAGTGCACCGGACGGGGACGACTGGCGCGGGGGTGGTTTTCCCCCAGAGGCAAGGGGATCTGGCTGTCGATTGTTTTGCGGCCGCCCTTTCAGCCCTATGATGCTCCTAAATGTACATTGATGACTGCCGTGGCGCTCACCAGGGCTATTCGGCGGACGACCGGCGTTCTCTGTGGTATCAAGTGGCCTAATGATATTTTATATAACGGAAAAAAAATAGTGGGTATTTTGACCGAAATGAGCGCGGAAATGGACGCGATCAACTATGTTGTACTCGGCATGGGCACTAACGTGAATATCGCGGCTGACGAGTTTCCGTCAGAACTAGCCGGTATTGCCACTTCGCTGGCGGAGGCCGCCGGCCGGCCTTTTTGCCGTAAAACGGTATTGAAGGAAATATTGGCCGAACTGGAAACGGTCTATCTGGAGGTAAGCCGGAGCGGATTTGACGGCATTCTAAAAGAGTGGCGCCGGTTGTCGGTTACGCTGGGACAAACCGTGCAGGTTGTCGGACCGGACAAGCAATTTAGCGGACTGGCGGTGGATATTGATGCATCAGGAGCTTTGCTGGTACAGACGGCCGGATCGCTGGAAACGGTCATTGCCGGCGATGTCTCCATCCGGCCGGCAGTGACGGAAAAGAGTAAATAA
- a CDS encoding response regulator transcription factor → MSLKILIADDEINICEVVQLYLEKEGFTVYTATNGEQAMAIETTEKPDLLLLDIMLPKLSGWDICRSIERTVPVIFLTALSAESDKITGFSLGADDYITKPFSPRELVARVKAVLRRSGLLQTSGSALEFPGLLINATTQTVEVDSQSVTLTPKEFELLSFITRHPKIVFSREQLLTNVWGYDFQGDDRTVDATIKRLRQKITHAHYAYVHTVWGTGYKFEVTAK, encoded by the coding sequence ATGTCTTTAAAAATTTTGATTGCCGACGACGAAATAAATATTTGCGAAGTAGTGCAGTTATATTTGGAAAAGGAAGGCTTTACCGTGTATACGGCTACCAACGGCGAACAGGCTATGGCGATTGAAACGACCGAAAAACCTGATTTGTTGCTGTTGGACATTATGCTGCCCAAATTATCCGGCTGGGATATCTGCCGCAGCATCGAACGTACGGTACCTGTCATCTTCCTAACCGCCCTGAGTGCCGAAAGCGATAAAATCACCGGCTTCTCCTTGGGAGCCGACGATTATATCACCAAGCCCTTTAGTCCCAGAGAGCTGGTAGCGCGGGTCAAGGCGGTCCTGCGGCGGAGCGGCCTTTTACAAACCAGCGGCAGCGCCCTTGAGTTTCCCGGTCTTTTGATCAACGCCACGACGCAAACCGTCGAAGTGGACAGTCAATCAGTCACATTGACCCCGAAAGAATTTGAGTTGCTCTCGTTTATCACCCGCCATCCCAAAATCGTTTTTTCCCGCGAACAGCTATTGACCAATGTCTGGGGATATGATTTTCAGGGTGATGATCGCACGGTGGATGCCACCATTAAACGGTTACGGCAAAAAATCACTCATGCCCACTATGCTTACGTGCATACCGTCTGGGGAACAGGTTACAAGTTCGAGGTGACTGCAAAATGA
- a CDS encoding sensor histidine kinase, with translation MMRSIFGKLLISHIVVIMISSLALSLLMSYLVRGHFIDNKRRELLQKGEATVILLSPSLYSGRLPSDITMNVMSNLAGATIWLMDEQGSIIAGTPPEHWDRGGFFETDQEMMELFNGTPQSWVSETRNNRAPAIVVAVPIPDTIVPTALFLYAPILGVNRSAEGLVRLMFYSLLVGAFISVALGYITSRNLTRPIADISQAARNFAKGDFNSRTTATGNDEIGGLGRTFNSMAASLARAEQNRRDFLANVSHELKTPVASIQALAETILDGLAAKPAQQERYLQTIVGESNRINRLIRELLDMAQLEAGELSIVRQKLDIREFWEQEQDKYVSLLAAKALSLEVDIPAGLSPVWADPDRLSQVLSNLLSNAIRYAPEQSTLTLTARSVPQFLSLALTDQGPGIAPADLPHIWERFYRVDSARARDSGGTGLGLSITKKLVETMGGSITVHSVVNEGSTFSFTLPVASE, from the coding sequence ATGATGCGCTCCATTTTCGGCAAACTGCTGATCTCCCATATTGTGGTGATCATGATCAGTTCATTGGCGCTCAGTCTATTGATGTCCTACCTGGTCCGCGGGCACTTTATCGACAACAAACGTCGCGAACTGCTGCAAAAAGGGGAAGCCACTGTCATCCTGCTCTCCCCCTCCCTATATAGCGGCCGCCTGCCCAGCGATATTACCATGAATGTTATGAGCAATCTGGCCGGCGCGACTATCTGGCTGATGGACGAGCAGGGCTCTATTATCGCCGGCACACCGCCGGAGCATTGGGATCGCGGCGGCTTCTTTGAGACTGATCAGGAAATGATGGAGTTGTTTAACGGGACTCCCCAATCCTGGGTAAGCGAAACCAGAAATAACAGAGCTCCGGCCATCGTCGTAGCCGTTCCTATTCCTGACACCATTGTCCCCACCGCCCTCTTTTTATATGCGCCCATCCTCGGAGTAAATCGAAGTGCGGAGGGGTTGGTACGCCTCATGTTCTACTCGCTCTTAGTCGGCGCTTTTATTTCGGTTGCCTTAGGCTACATCACCTCCCGCAATCTGACCAGACCGATTGCCGACATCAGCCAAGCAGCCCGCAATTTTGCCAAAGGGGATTTCAACAGCCGCACAACCGCTACAGGAAATGACGAAATTGGTGGTCTGGGGCGGACCTTTAACAGCATGGCCGCTTCCCTGGCCCGGGCTGAACAAAATAGACGGGATTTTCTCGCCAATGTGTCTCATGAATTGAAAACTCCGGTGGCCTCGATTCAAGCCCTGGCCGAAACTATCCTGGACGGTCTGGCGGCCAAACCGGCTCAGCAGGAACGGTATCTGCAGACCATTGTCGGCGAATCCAACCGTATCAACCGTCTGATCCGCGAGCTTTTGGATATGGCGCAACTGGAAGCCGGTGAACTGTCAATTGTCCGGCAGAAACTCGATATAAGAGAGTTTTGGGAACAAGAACAGGATAAATACGTTTCGTTATTAGCCGCTAAGGCTCTATCATTGGAAGTGGATATCCCGGCAGGCCTTTCTCCAGTCTGGGCCGATCCAGACCGTCTTTCCCAGGTCCTGTCCAACCTGCTCTCCAATGCCATCCGCTATGCGCCGGAACAATCGACTTTGACACTGACCGCCCGCTCCGTCCCTCAATTTCTTTCCCTTGCGCTCACTGACCAGGGACCGGGTATTGCCCCTGCCGATCTGCCTCATATTTGGGAACGCTTCTACCGGGTCGATTCAGCCCGGGCCCGCGATTCCGGCGGCACTGGACTGGGCCTTTCGATAACCAAAAAACTGGTCGAGACTATGGGCGGCAGCATTACCGTCCACAGTGTGGTGAACGAGGGAAGCACGTTCTCCTTCACGCTTCCCGTCGCCAGCGAATAA
- a CDS encoding asparaginase has product MSEVLLHYTRGGKVECIHCGDIVAVDRTGQVQYQVGDAGRRMFWRSAAKPFQVLPLVERGGLDKFKLTTRELAIMTASHSGEPDHVEIISQLLGKIGLTTEALACGTARPLSGKAARELMCRNLPYQAVHNPCSGKHSGMLALATLLEVPRDRYFALEHPVQQLMLQAVSRSAGLPAAEVETGIDGCGVPVFYLPLRNMALAYAKLANPTATDWGGSQAAVVAIRDAMLAYPQVVAGTGRLDTVIMQVTKGRLVAKVGAEAVYCLSAVNEGLGIALKIDDGGNAPVAPVVISLLKKLDLISAQEFELLAAKFPFTQKNHCGDIIGTVEAVF; this is encoded by the coding sequence ATGAGTGAAGTATTACTACACTATACCCGCGGTGGCAAGGTTGAATGCATTCACTGCGGCGATATTGTGGCGGTGGACCGGACAGGACAGGTGCAGTACCAGGTCGGCGATGCCGGACGGAGGATGTTCTGGCGGTCGGCAGCCAAGCCTTTTCAAGTGTTGCCGCTGGTGGAACGGGGCGGTCTGGACAAGTTTAAACTGACAACCAGGGAACTTGCCATTATGACGGCTTCCCATAGCGGTGAACCGGACCATGTGGAGATCATCAGTCAACTGCTAGGCAAAATCGGTTTGACTACCGAGGCCCTTGCCTGCGGCACGGCCAGACCACTCAGCGGTAAAGCTGCCAGGGAGTTGATGTGCCGGAACCTGCCTTATCAGGCTGTGCACAACCCTTGCTCCGGCAAACATTCCGGTATGCTGGCTTTGGCTACCTTGCTGGAGGTGCCGCGGGACCGGTATTTTGCCTTGGAACATCCGGTACAGCAATTGATGCTGCAGGCTGTCAGCCGGTCAGCCGGCTTGCCGGCAGCTGAAGTGGAGACCGGCATTGACGGTTGCGGCGTTCCTGTCTTTTACCTGCCTTTACGGAACATGGCGCTGGCTTATGCCAAGCTGGCAAACCCGACGGCAACCGACTGGGGTGGAAGCCAGGCTGCCGTGGTCGCCATCCGGGATGCGATGCTGGCTTATCCTCAGGTAGTTGCCGGCACCGGGCGCCTGGATACGGTGATCATGCAAGTCACCAAGGGACGTCTGGTAGCCAAAGTCGGTGCTGAGGCAGTCTATTGTTTGTCGGCGGTAAATGAAGGACTGGGGATAGCGCTCAAAATTGACGATGGTGGTAACGCGCCGGTCGCGCCCGTGGTCATTTCTCTTCTGAAAAAACTGGACTTGATTTCGGCTCAGGAGTTTGAGCTGTTGGCGGCTAAATTTCCCTTTACGCAAAAAAATCATTGCGGCGATATCATTGGTACAGTGGAAGCCGTTTTTTGA
- the ftsH gene encoding ATP-dependent zinc metalloprotease FtsH → MNKFFRNVSFYLLIIIIAISIIDYYSSRTTNKQEISYTQFLQQTTDQKVERVTIVDNTIKGKLKDGQEFTTVAPNDPTLINTLREKNVDIKAEQPPQPPWWTTIFSSILPMLLLIGVWFFIMQQTQGGGNRVMSFGKSRAKLHSEDKIKVTFHDVAGADEAKQELEEVVEFLKHPKKFNDLGARIPKGVLLFGPPGTGKTLLARAVAGEAGVPFFSISGSDFVEMFVGVGASRVRDLFEQAKKNAPCIVFIDEIDAVGRQRGAGLGGGHDEREQTLNQLLVEMDGFGVNEGIIIIAATNRPDILDPALLRPGRFDRQIVVDRPDVKGRSEILKVHTKGKPVAKEISLEVLARRTPGFTGADLSNLVNEAALLAARRNKRRIEMPELEEAVERVVAGPERKSKVISDKEKKLTAYHEAGHALIGMLLTHTDPVHKVSIIPRGRAGGYTLMLPKEDRYYATRSELLDQLKTLLGGRVAEAVVLSEISTGAQNDLERATDLVRKMICEFGMSEALGPITFGRRQDQQVFLGRDISRDRNYGEEVASAIDQEVRRLIEDAYTKTEEMLRTNIDKLHLIAQALIERETLEASQLEQLLKEGKIDGTAVGEDKPAEPAEPAAQDNTGSGGVAEGPKIVYLSREHGWQR, encoded by the coding sequence TTGAATAAATTTTTTCGTAATGTCAGCTTTTACTTGTTAATTATCATCATTGCTATATCGATAATTGACTACTATTCATCGCGTACCACGAACAAGCAGGAAATCAGCTATACGCAGTTTCTGCAGCAAACAACGGATCAAAAGGTTGAACGTGTAACGATCGTGGACAATACGATTAAAGGTAAGCTTAAGGATGGTCAGGAGTTTACCACGGTTGCACCCAATGATCCTACACTGATTAATACATTACGGGAAAAGAATGTGGATATTAAGGCTGAACAGCCGCCACAGCCACCCTGGTGGACAACAATTTTCTCGTCAATTCTGCCGATGCTGCTCTTGATCGGCGTGTGGTTTTTCATTATGCAACAGACCCAGGGCGGCGGCAACCGGGTGATGTCTTTCGGTAAAAGCCGTGCCAAGCTGCACAGTGAAGACAAGATCAAGGTGACCTTCCACGATGTGGCCGGTGCCGATGAGGCGAAGCAGGAACTGGAAGAGGTTGTCGAGTTTCTGAAGCATCCGAAAAAGTTTAATGACTTAGGAGCGCGTATCCCTAAGGGCGTGCTGCTGTTTGGACCGCCGGGAACAGGTAAGACACTGCTGGCGCGGGCGGTGGCCGGCGAGGCTGGCGTACCGTTTTTCAGCATTAGCGGCTCCGACTTCGTAGAAATGTTTGTCGGTGTCGGTGCGTCCCGGGTGCGGGACTTGTTTGAACAGGCGAAAAAGAATGCTCCGTGCATTGTGTTTATTGATGAAATTGACGCTGTTGGCCGTCAGCGTGGCGCCGGTTTGGGCGGCGGACATGACGAGCGCGAACAGACGCTCAATCAGTTGCTGGTGGAAATGGACGGCTTTGGCGTCAATGAGGGAATTATCATTATTGCCGCTACCAACCGTCCTGATATTCTCGATCCGGCGCTCTTACGTCCCGGCCGTTTTGACCGGCAGATTGTGGTCGACCGTCCCGATGTAAAAGGCCGGTCGGAGATTCTGAAAGTTCATACCAAGGGAAAACCGGTGGCTAAGGAAATCAGTTTGGAAGTACTGGCCCGCCGTACGCCCGGCTTTACCGGCGCCGACCTGAGCAATCTGGTCAATGAGGCGGCTCTGCTGGCGGCGCGCCGCAATAAGCGCCGCATTGAAATGCCGGAACTGGAAGAAGCGGTGGAACGGGTGGTTGCCGGACCGGAACGGAAAAGCAAAGTGATCAGCGACAAGGAAAAGAAGCTTACCGCCTATCATGAGGCTGGGCATGCTTTGATTGGCATGCTGCTGACTCACACCGATCCGGTGCACAAGGTTTCGATTATTCCCCGCGGCCGGGCCGGCGGTTATACATTGATGCTGCCGAAAGAAGACCGTTATTACGCGACTCGTTCGGAGCTCTTAGATCAATTGAAAACCCTGCTGGGTGGCCGGGTGGCAGAGGCCGTTGTTCTGTCCGAGATCAGCACAGGGGCGCAAAACGATCTGGAACGGGCTACCGATCTGGTGCGCAAAATGATTTGCGAGTTCGGTATGAGCGAAGCGCTGGGGCCGATTACCTTTGGCCGCCGGCAGGATCAGCAAGTATTTTTGGGTCGTGATATTTCCCGCGACCGCAACTACGGCGAAGAGGTGGCTTCGGCCATAGACCAGGAAGTACGCCGCTTAATTGAGGATGCCTATACCAAGACGGAAGAAATGCTGCGGACCAATATTGATAAGCTGCATTTGATTGCCCAGGCACTCATTGAGCGGGAGACGCTGGAAGCTTCTCAGTTGGAGCAGTTGTTAAAAGAAGGAAAAATTGATGGCACGGCGGTAGGGGAAGACAAACCGGCTGAACCTGCTGAACCGGCTGCACAGGATAATACCGGCAGTGGTGGTGTGGCAGAGGGACCGAAAATCGTGTACCTTTCCCGCGAACACGGCTGGCAACGTTAA
- the hpt gene encoding hypoxanthine phosphoribosyltransferase, translating to MMDDVERVLISTEELKQRIADMGKQISQDYAGKEILMIGVLRGAVIFMADLARAIDIPVAIDFMAVSSYGAGTSSSGVVRILKDLDETVEGKHILVVEDIIDSGLTLNYLLDNIKSRKPASLRMCTLLNKPERRKVNVHIDYNGFTIPDHFVVGYGLDYAEKYRNLPFIGILKPAVYEP from the coding sequence ATGATGGATGATGTGGAAAGAGTACTGATTAGCACGGAGGAGTTAAAACAGCGGATTGCCGATATGGGGAAGCAGATTTCTCAGGATTATGCGGGCAAGGAAATTTTGATGATTGGCGTACTGCGCGGGGCGGTTATTTTTATGGCCGATCTGGCACGGGCGATTGATATTCCGGTTGCCATCGATTTTATGGCAGTGTCCAGCTATGGTGCCGGTACGTCCTCCAGCGGCGTGGTGCGTATTTTAAAAGACTTGGATGAAACGGTGGAAGGAAAGCACATACTAGTGGTAGAGGATATCATTGACTCAGGTCTGACCCTCAATTATTTACTGGATAATATCAAATCACGCAAACCGGCCAGTCTCCGGATGTGCACGCTGCTTAACAAACCGGAGCGCCGGAAAGTGAATGTGCATATAGATTATAACGGTTTTACCATACCGGATCATTTTGTGGTCGGCTATGGATTGGATTACGCCGAAAAGTACCGTAATCTGCCGTTTATCGGTATCTTGAAACCAGCAGTATATGAACCTTAA